Proteins co-encoded in one Aerococcaceae bacterium DSM 111021 genomic window:
- a CDS encoding HAMP domain-containing histidine kinase — protein sequence MKKWLESRLWIYFSFVTLLLTIIFAATLIIIVLTLEQFSLLPDFDSSPKLSWVIPITFSSVIGVVISGIVMIQLLNPIIKLKKAMSKVIESDFSVQLDENQRIAEVSELYHSFNLMVNELNSIQRLQSDFTSVISHEFKTPLSSIQGYAQLLQSPDLSQSERETYQHRIIVATKQLSGLSENILKLSKLDNQSISIERKSYRLDEQIRESILSLYNQWDEKNLTMTIDLDSTVLYANEDLLNQVWINLLDNAIKYSEQNGQIIIHLKDSKDYVEIIIEDTGIGIPSEKLDIIFERFFQVDGSRFTSGNGLGLAIVKRIIENHEGTIEYQSELGDGTKVIIMLPHKKVVHTK from the coding sequence ATGAAAAAGTGGCTAGAATCACGTTTATGGATTTACTTTTCATTCGTAACTTTACTACTAACTATTATATTTGCTGCTACTTTAATCATTATTGTCTTAACTTTAGAACAATTTTCTCTATTACCTGACTTTGATTCCTCGCCTAAGTTATCTTGGGTGATTCCAATCACTTTCAGTAGTGTCATTGGTGTTGTAATTTCTGGAATTGTTATGATCCAATTACTCAATCCAATTATTAAACTAAAAAAAGCTATGAGTAAAGTAATTGAGAGTGATTTCTCTGTTCAATTAGATGAAAATCAACGTATCGCAGAAGTATCAGAATTGTATCATTCTTTCAATTTGATGGTGAACGAGCTGAATAGTATTCAAAGATTACAGAGTGATTTTACCTCAGTCATCTCGCACGAATTCAAGACGCCTTTATCATCAATTCAAGGTTATGCGCAATTGCTTCAATCGCCTGATTTATCACAAAGTGAACGTGAGACCTATCAACATCGTATTATCGTAGCAACTAAACAACTATCTGGACTTTCAGAAAATATATTAAAGTTATCTAAACTGGATAATCAATCGATCTCAATCGAGAGAAAATCTTACCGCCTAGATGAACAAATTCGTGAAAGTATTCTTAGTCTCTATAATCAATGGGATGAGAAAAACTTAACTATGACCATCGATCTAGATTCAACTGTTCTTTATGCTAATGAAGATTTATTGAATCAAGTTTGGATTAACTTACTAGATAACGCGATTAAGTATAGTGAGCAAAATGGTCAAATCATTATTCATCTGAAAGATTCTAAAGATTATGTGGAAATCATTATTGAAGATACTGGTATTGGTATCCCTTCAGAAAAATTAGATATTATTTTCGAACGATTCTTCCAAGTAGACGGCAGTCGGTTTACTTCTGGTAATGGGCTTGGGTTAGCTATTGTGAAACGTATTATCGAAAATCACGAAGGTACGATTGAGTACCAAAGTGAATTAGGCGATGGAACCAAAGTTATTATCATGCTTCCACACAAAAAAGTTGTACACACCAAATAA
- a CDS encoding RNA-binding protein S1 gives MSVEVGQKVSGKVTGITNFGAFVSLPENQSGLVHISEVSDGFVKDINDILSVGDEVTVKVLKITPDGKINLSIRKANEQAQPDQATSRPAPSRDRKPSEYKGQSHSSNKGGYSKPSHSSSSRPQQSRSNNNNNSGGGNDFDSLMNQFLKDSEDNLSSLRRNTEGKRGGRGGRRN, from the coding sequence ATGTCAGTTGAAGTAGGTCAAAAGGTTTCAGGTAAAGTTACAGGTATAACAAACTTTGGTGCATTTGTTTCGTTACCAGAAAATCAATCGGGACTCGTTCATATTAGTGAAGTTTCAGATGGATTCGTAAAAGATATTAACGATATCTTATCAGTAGGCGATGAAGTCACAGTTAAAGTTCTTAAAATCACCCCAGATGGAAAGATTAACTTGTCAATTCGTAAAGCGAATGAACAAGCGCAACCAGATCAAGCAACATCAAGACCTGCACCTTCACGAGATAGAAAACCGAGTGAATATAAAGGGCAAAGTCATAGTAGCAATAAAGGTGGCTATAGCAAACCAAGCCACAGTTCAAGCAGTAGACCACAACAAAGTAGAAGCAACAACAATAACAACAGTGGTGGAGGAAATGATTTTGATTCATTAATGAATCAATTCCTTAAAGATAGTGAAGATAACTTATCTTCTTTACGTCGTAATACTGAAGGTAAACGCGGAGGTCGCGGAGGCCGTCGCAACTAA